In Daucus carota subsp. sativus chromosome 4, DH1 v3.0, whole genome shotgun sequence, one DNA window encodes the following:
- the LOC108192341 gene encoding heparanase-like protein 1, producing the protein MGCFALFFFFMAPLACILAQNVQDAELVVNSTALLTETDENFICATIDWWPHDKCNYNRCPWGYSSAINLDLDHPLLSKAVKAFKRLRIRVGGSLQDQVKYDVGNLNSPCHPFAKESNGLFGYSKGCLHMRRWDELNNFFIKTGAIMTFGLNALYGRHKIRQGVWGGDWNSSNTQDFIEFTIFKGYQIDSWEFGNELSGKGIGASVGAEQYGKDIIKLKALLDKLYKNFHPKPLLVAPGGFYEKEWYDKLLKVSGSDTVDVMTHHIYNLGPGVDPNLVNKILNPLHLSRVTKTFSSLEQTIQENGPWASAWVGESGGAYNSGGRHVSDTFVNSFWYLDQLGIASKFNTKVYCRQTLIGGHYGLINATTLVPNPDYYSALLWHRLMGKGVLSVESNASPHLRYYAHCSKGRAGVTLLLINLSNQTYFEASVQSTMSSKLSAGKETTSRKNKLVHHLKKTISWIGGKTSDEDLYREEYHLTPKDGEIQSKIMLLNGIPLVLTDNGDIPSLAPVHVNINSPLSVDPLSIKFIVLPNFNAPGCK; encoded by the exons ATGGGTTGTTTtgcccttttcttcttctttatgGCACCTCTTGCTTGCATACTGGCTCAAAATGTTCAAGACGCGGAACTTGTAGTTAATTCGACTGCACTACTTACTGAAAcagatgaaaattttatatgtgCTACTATCGATTGGTGGCCTCATGATAAGTGTAACTACAATCGTTGCCCGTGGGGCTATTCATCTGCGATAAATTTG GACTTGGATCATCCATTGCTATCAAAAGCTGTTAAAG CTTTCAAAAGACTGAGAATAAGAGTTGGGGGTTCTCTGCAAGACCAAGTAAAGTATGACGTGGGAAACCTCAACTCCCCTTGTCATCCATTTGCAAAAGAGAGCAATGGGTTGTTTGGATATTCCAAGGGATGTTTGCACATGAGGAGGTGGGATGAACTAAacaactttttcattaaaacgGG CGCAATAATGACATTTGGCTTAAATGCACTATATGGGAGACACAAGATTAGACAAGGTGTTTGGGGAGGAGATTGGAATTCCAGCAATACCCAAGATTTTATAGAATTTACTATCTTTAAAGGCTACCAGATAGATTCGTGGGAGTTCG GTAATGAACTAAGTGGCAAGGGAATTGGTGCAAGTGTTGGTGCTGAACAGTACGGAAAAgatataattaaactaaaagCTCTGTTAGACAAGTTGTACAAGAATTTTCACCCCAAACCCTTGCTCGTTGCACCAGGTGGATTTTATGAAAAGGAGTGGTATGATAAGCTCCTGAAGGTTTCAGGTTCAGACACTGTCGATGTTATGACACATCATATATACAATTTAGGACCAG GTGTTGATCCTAATCttgtgaataaaattttgaaccCTCTCCATCTCAGTAGAGTAACAAAGACTTTTAGTAGTCTTGAACAGACAATTCAGGAAAATGGTCCTTGGGCTTCCGCTTGGGTTGGAGAATCTGGGGGAGCTTATAACAGCGGGGGCCGGCATGTGTCTGACACCTTTGTAAATAgcttttg GTATCTAGATCAGCTTGGAATTGCGTCAAAATTCAACACAAAGGTGTATTGCAGGCAGACTTTGATCGGTGGACACTATGGACTAATCAATGCGACAACTTTGGTACCCAACCCTGATTATTATAG TGCGTTATTATGGCATCGACTTATGGGAAAAGGGGTTCTTTCTGTTGAAAGTAATGCTTCACCACATTTGCGCTATTACGCACATTGTTCAAAAGGAAGA GCTGGCGTTACTTTACTTCTTATTAACTTGAGCAACCAGACCTATTTTGAAGCAAGTGTTCAAAGTACAATGAGCAGCAAGTTGAGCGCCGGAAAGGAAACCACTTCAAGGAAAAATAAATTAGTGCATCATCTGAAGAAAACAATTTCATGGATTGGAGGCAAAACATCAGATGAAGACCTATATAGAGAAGAATACCACTTAACTCCCAAAGATGGAGAGATCCAAAGCAAAATTATGCTGCTAAATGGAATCCCATTAGTGCTTACGGATAATGGTGATATCCCAAGTTTAGCTCCGGTCCATGTGAACATAAACTCTCCGCTTTCAGTTGATCCTTTGTCCATCAAGTTCATAGTACTCCCCAACTTCAATGCTCCAGGGTGCAAATGA